TCAATCGGATTACAAGCCGCCGTTCGAACTGATCGATTTCTTCTGCCTTGTCGAACACCGCCAGGGGCGCGGGCTGATGGCGGAAGCGAACGTCAAGATCCGCGTCGGCCAAGAGGTCATGCACACCGCCGCGGAGGGCAACGGCCCGGTGAACGCGCTCGACGGCGCGTTGCGCAAGGCGCTGCAGCCGCGCTACCCGCAAATCCGCCGCTTCGAGTTGACGGATTACAAGGTGCGCATTCTGGATTCGACCAGCGGCACGGGCGCCGTCGTCCGGGTGCTGATCGACACCCAATCCGACGGCCGGCGCTGGAGTACGGTCGGGGCCAGCGAGAACATCATCGAAGCCTCGTGGCGCGCGTTGAGCGACGCCGTCGAGTTCGGATTGACGATGAAATGACCCCTCGTCAATCCTTCCCCTCCCGCAAGGCGGGTGAGAGGGATATCTTCTTTCAAGGAGACCTTTCATGGCAGGCAAAACCTATCGCATCGGCGTGATCGGCGGGGATGGAACCGGACCGGAGGTGATCCGCGAAGGGCGCAAGGTGCTCGAAGCGGCGTCGCGCAAGCACGCTTTCGGAATCGACTGGGTGGAGTACGACCTGGGCGGCGAACGCTACCAGCGCACGGGGGAAATCCTCCCCGACAGCGTGATCGCCGAACTCCGCCAACTGGACGCGATCTACCTGGGCGCGATCGGCCACCCGGACGTCAAGCCGGGCATCTTGGAGAAGGGACTGCTCCTGCGCCTGCGCTTCGAACTCGACCAGTACATCAACCTGCGGCCGGTCAAGCTCTACCCGAACGTCGACACGCCGCTCAAGGACAAAACCCACGCCGACATCGATTTCCTCGTCGTCCGCGAGAACACCGAGGGGCTGTATACCGGCGCGGGAGGCGTTCTGCGCAAAGGCACGCCGCACGAAGTGGCGGTCCAGGAATCGATCAACACCCGGATGGGAGTCGAACGCTGCATCCGCTACGCTTTCGACGCCTGCGCCAAGCGCAACAAGCGCAAGAAGCTGACCCTGTGCGGAAAAACCAACGTCCTCACGTTCGCCTTCGACCTGTGGGAGCGCACGTTCTACGAGGTGGCCAAGGACTACCCCGGGATCCAGACCGACTACGCGCACGTCGACGCCACGACGATGTGGATGGTGAAAAATCCGGATTGGTTCGACGTGATCGTCACCGATAACATGTTCGGCGACATCATCACCGACCTGGGCGCGATGATCCAGGGCGGGATGGGGATCGCCGCCGGCGGCAACATCAATCCGCAGGGAGTCTCGATGTTCGAGCCGATCGGCGGGTCGGCGCCGAAGTACACCGGCAAAAACGTGATCAACCCGATGGCGGCGATCTGCGCCGGAGGAATGCTGCTGGAGGCGGTCGGGGAAAACGCCGCGGCCGACGCGGTCGAGCAGGCGGTGATCAAAGCGCTCTCCGGCGGGAAGATCAAGAGTCTGGCGGCCGGGAAAATGGGTCTCTCAACGACGGAAACCGGCGACCTGATCGCCGGATTGGTGTAGCGCAATGATGAAGGCCGGGATCGTTCTCCTGCCTGGCGACGGCATCGGGCCCGAGGTCGTCGCGCAAGCGGTGCGGGTGATGGAGCGGGCGGCGGTCGGCGGCGGCCGCACCCTGGAGCTCCGGGAGCGGCCCGTGGGCGGATGTTCGATCGACCGCTTCGGTGCCGCCCTGACCGACGAAACGCTGGCGGATTGCCGATCCGCGGACGCGGTGTTGTTGGGCGCCGTCGGCGGGCCGAAGTGGGACGACCCCCGCGCCAAGGTCCGGCCGGAGCAGGGCTTGATGGACTTGCGCAAGGGATTGGACGTGTTCGCCAATCTTCGGCCGGTCAGGCCGCATCCGGCGCTGACGGACGCCTCGCCGTTGAAACGGGAGCGGATCGAAGGCGTGGATCTGCTCGTCGTGCGGGAGCTCACCGGCGGTTTATATTTCGCCCAGCCCAAGGAGCGAGTCCGGACCGCCGACGGAAGGGAGCGGGCGGTGGACACGCTCCAGTATTACGACCACGAAGTCCGCCGGGTGGTGGAGGTCGCCTTTCGGATGGCGGAAGGGCGCCGGCGGAAGGTCGCCTCGGTCGACAAGGCGAATATCCTCGAATCTTCCCGATTGTGGCGGCAGGTGGCGTCCGAGGTGGGCGCGGCGAATCCGCATATCGTGCTGGAACACATTCTGGTGGACACCGCTTCGATGCGGCTGATGACTCATCCAAAACAGTTTGACGTCATCGTCACCGACAACATGTTCGGAGACATCCTCACCGACGAAGCGTCGGTCCTGACTGGATCGATGGGACTGCTGCCGTCGGCCTCGCTGGGGGAGACGGCCAAGGGGTTGTACGAACCCATTCATGGTTCAGCGCCCGACATCGCCGGAAAGGGAATCGCCAACCCAATCGGCGCAATCCTCAGCGGAGCGCTGCTGTTCCGCTATTCCCTGGGTTGGGAACGGGAAGCGGATGCGATCGAGCGCGCGGTGGACCGCGTCCTCGCGCAAGGCTGGCGGACGGCTGACCTGTATCCGCAGGGCAAGCCCGCCCTAACCGCAAAACAGATGACGGATTGCATCGTCAACGATATTTAACACCGCAACACCCCGCCGCCATAACGCCAAGCGGGTTCGGATTCTTTCGGTGTGTCTTTTGGACCGGCGGCGAGGCGCCTCTCCTACTGCGGATCCCGGCAA
The sequence above is a segment of the Anaerolineales bacterium genome. Coding sequences within it:
- a CDS encoding 3-isopropylmalate dehydrogenase; protein product: MAGKTYRIGVIGGDGTGPEVIREGRKVLEAASRKHAFGIDWVEYDLGGERYQRTGEILPDSVIAELRQLDAIYLGAIGHPDVKPGILEKGLLLRLRFELDQYINLRPVKLYPNVDTPLKDKTHADIDFLVVRENTEGLYTGAGGVLRKGTPHEVAVQESINTRMGVERCIRYAFDACAKRNKRKKLTLCGKTNVLTFAFDLWERTFYEVAKDYPGIQTDYAHVDATTMWMVKNPDWFDVIVTDNMFGDIITDLGAMIQGGMGIAAGGNINPQGVSMFEPIGGSAPKYTGKNVINPMAAICAGGMLLEAVGENAAADAVEQAVIKALSGGKIKSLAAGKMGLSTTETGDLIAGLV
- the leuB gene encoding 3-isopropylmalate dehydrogenase, whose amino-acid sequence is MKAGIVLLPGDGIGPEVVAQAVRVMERAAVGGGRTLELRERPVGGCSIDRFGAALTDETLADCRSADAVLLGAVGGPKWDDPRAKVRPEQGLMDLRKGLDVFANLRPVRPHPALTDASPLKRERIEGVDLLVVRELTGGLYFAQPKERVRTADGRERAVDTLQYYDHEVRRVVEVAFRMAEGRRRKVASVDKANILESSRLWRQVASEVGAANPHIVLEHILVDTASMRLMTHPKQFDVIVTDNMFGDILTDEASVLTGSMGLLPSASLGETAKGLYEPIHGSAPDIAGKGIANPIGAILSGALLFRYSLGWEREADAIERAVDRVLAQGWRTADLYPQGKPALTAKQMTDCIVNDI